The following proteins are encoded in a genomic region of Mus caroli chromosome 18, CAROLI_EIJ_v1.1, whole genome shotgun sequence:
- the Mtpap gene encoding poly(A) RNA polymerase, mitochondrial isoform X1 — translation MAARGVGFLTRLPVCSQRRNRIPRSFSRHLSCPGTIAASVGSEEQPSAVAETGIEDKTLQKKFSEVQKERREQAQRTVLIHCPNNINEKKFLKYLSQHGPVNNHFFYESFGLFAVVEFCQKDSINSLQNGTHTPTQSTEAAIPFKSRFLNLRLKNPSSQVSAQPFVRTTNQSPPSSKKLFELLSYAESIEEQLNTLLQAFQLTEENVRLRHLTCSLIEDIAAAYFPSCVIRPFGSSVNTFGKLGCDLDMFLDLDETGKLDVHKNTGNFLMEFKVKNVPSERIATQKILSVIGECLDNFGPGCVGVQKILNARCPLVRFSHQASGFQCDLTANNSIALKSSELLYIYGSLDSRVRALVFSVRCWARAHSLTSSIPGAWITNFSLTVMVIFFLQRRSPPILPTLDSLKSIADAEDRCILEGNNCTFIQDVNKIQPSGNTETLELLIKEFFEYFGNFAFNKNSINIRQGREQNKPDSSPLYIQNPFETSLNISKNVSQNQLQKFVELARDSAWILEQEDKNQPFSSSRQPWGLAALLLPPGSGHTSLSRQKKKKPMSEKVKGLLASIKSNSPDRSTDTSGKRTISTQA, via the exons ATGGCTGCTCGCGGCGTGGGGTTCTTGACCCGTTTGCCCGTGTGTTCCCAGAGAAGGAACCGAATCCCGCGCTCTTTTTCCAGGCACCTCAGTTGTCCAGGGACTATAGCGGCGAGCGTCGGGAGCGAAGAACAGCCTTCGGCGGTTGCGGAAACAG GCATTGAAGACAAGACCCTCCAAAAGAAATTTTCTGAGgtgcagaaagagagaagagaacaggcCCAGCGGACTGTTTTGATACATTGCCCAAATAATATCAATGagaaaaaatttctaaaatatttatccCAGCATGGACCAGTCAATAATCATTTCTTCTACGAGAGCTTT GGTCTCTTTGCTGTTGTAGAATTTTGCCAAAAGGACAGTATAAACTCATTGCAGAATGGAACACATACTCCAACCCAGAGCACAGAGGCTGCAATTCCATTCAAGTCACGTTTCTTAAACTTAAGGCTGAAGAATCCATCTAGCCAAGTATCTGCACAGCCATTTGTGCGGACAACCAACCAGTCACCTCCTTCAAGCAAAAAGCTCTTTGAATTACTGAGTTATGCAGAAAGC ATAGAGGAGCAGCTGAACACTCTGCTGCAGGCCTTCCAGCTCACAGAGGAGAATGTCAGGCTCCGACATCTCACCTGCTCTCTGATTGAGGACATTGCTGCTGCATATTTTCCCAGCTGTGTCATCCGGCCCTTTGGCTCCTCAGTGAACACATTTGGCAAATTAGGATGTGATTTGGACATGTTTTTAGATCtagatgaaactggaaaacttgaTGTTCACAAG AATACAGGGaattttttaatggaatttaAAGTGAAAAACGTTCCTTCAGAAAGAATTGCAACCCAGAAGATCCTATCTGTAATAGGAGAGTGCCTTGACAATTTTGGCCCTGGCTGTGTGGGTGTTCAGAAGATACTCAATGCTCGATGTCCACTGGTGAGATTTTCCCATCAGGCCTCTGGATTCCAGTGTGATCTGACTGCTAACAATAG tatTGCTTTGAAAAGTTCCGAACTCCTTTATATATATGGCTCCCTGGATTCGAGAGTAAGAGCTTTGGTGTTCAGTGTGCGATGCTGGGCTCGGGCACATTCGTTAACAAGCAGTATTCCTGGTGCTTGGATTACAAACTTCTCCTTAACAGTGATGGTCATCTTTTTCCTCCAGAGAAGATCACCTCCCATTCTTCCAACTCTAGATTCCCTAAAGTCCATAGCAG ATGCTGAAGATAGATGTATTCTAGAGGGGAACAACTGTACATTCATCCAGGATGTGAATAAAATTCAACCTTCTGGAAACACAGAAACATTAG aattaCTAATAAAggaattttttgagtattttggcAATTTCGCTTTCAATAAAAATTCCATAAACATTCGACAG GGAAGGGAACAAAACAAGCCTGATTCCTCTCCTCTATACATCCAGAATCCTTTTGAAACATCTCTCAACATAAGCAAAAATGTGAGTCAGAACCAGCTACAAAAATTTGTGGAATTGGCAAGAGACAGTGCCTGGATTTTGGAACAGGAAGATAAGAATCAGCCTTTTTCTTCGAGTAGGCAACCCTGGGGACTGGCTGCCCTCCTGCTGCCACCTGGGTCAGGCCACACTTCTCTCTCCcggcagaagaagaaaaagccgATGAGTGAAAAAGTCAAAGGCTTGTTAGCATCCATAAAAAGTAACAGCCCTGACAGGTCCACAGATACCAGTGGAAAGAGAACAATTAGTACACAGGCATGA
- the Mtpap gene encoding poly(A) RNA polymerase, mitochondrial isoform X2, whose protein sequence is MAARGVGFLTRLPVCSQRRNRIPRSFSRHLSCPGTIAASVGSEEQPSAVAETGIEDKTLQKKFSEVQKERREQAQRTVLIHCPNNINEKKFLKYLSQHGPVNNHFFYESFGLFAVVEFCQKDSINSLQNGTHTPTQSTEAAIPFKSRFLNLRLKNPSSQVSAQPFVRTTNQSPPSSKKLFELLSYAESIEEQLNTLLQAFQLTEENVRLRHLTCSLIEDIAAAYFPSCVIRPFGSSVNTFGKLGCDLDMFLDLDETGKLDVHKNTGNFLMEFKVKNVPSERIATQKILSVIGECLDNFGPGCVGVQKILNARCPLVRFSHQASGFQCDLTANNSIALKSSELLYIYGSLDSRVRALVFSVRCWARAHSLTSSIPGAWITNFSLTVMVIFFLQRRSPPILPTLDSLKSIADAEDRCILEGNNCTFIQDVNKIQPSGNTETLELLIKEFFEYFGNFAFNKNSINIRQNPFETSLNISKNVSQNQLQKFVELARDSAWILEQEDKNQPFSSSRQPWGLAALLLPPGSGHTSLSRQKKKKPMSEKVKGLLASIKSNSPDRSTDTSGKRTISTQA, encoded by the exons ATGGCTGCTCGCGGCGTGGGGTTCTTGACCCGTTTGCCCGTGTGTTCCCAGAGAAGGAACCGAATCCCGCGCTCTTTTTCCAGGCACCTCAGTTGTCCAGGGACTATAGCGGCGAGCGTCGGGAGCGAAGAACAGCCTTCGGCGGTTGCGGAAACAG GCATTGAAGACAAGACCCTCCAAAAGAAATTTTCTGAGgtgcagaaagagagaagagaacaggcCCAGCGGACTGTTTTGATACATTGCCCAAATAATATCAATGagaaaaaatttctaaaatatttatccCAGCATGGACCAGTCAATAATCATTTCTTCTACGAGAGCTTT GGTCTCTTTGCTGTTGTAGAATTTTGCCAAAAGGACAGTATAAACTCATTGCAGAATGGAACACATACTCCAACCCAGAGCACAGAGGCTGCAATTCCATTCAAGTCACGTTTCTTAAACTTAAGGCTGAAGAATCCATCTAGCCAAGTATCTGCACAGCCATTTGTGCGGACAACCAACCAGTCACCTCCTTCAAGCAAAAAGCTCTTTGAATTACTGAGTTATGCAGAAAGC ATAGAGGAGCAGCTGAACACTCTGCTGCAGGCCTTCCAGCTCACAGAGGAGAATGTCAGGCTCCGACATCTCACCTGCTCTCTGATTGAGGACATTGCTGCTGCATATTTTCCCAGCTGTGTCATCCGGCCCTTTGGCTCCTCAGTGAACACATTTGGCAAATTAGGATGTGATTTGGACATGTTTTTAGATCtagatgaaactggaaaacttgaTGTTCACAAG AATACAGGGaattttttaatggaatttaAAGTGAAAAACGTTCCTTCAGAAAGAATTGCAACCCAGAAGATCCTATCTGTAATAGGAGAGTGCCTTGACAATTTTGGCCCTGGCTGTGTGGGTGTTCAGAAGATACTCAATGCTCGATGTCCACTGGTGAGATTTTCCCATCAGGCCTCTGGATTCCAGTGTGATCTGACTGCTAACAATAG tatTGCTTTGAAAAGTTCCGAACTCCTTTATATATATGGCTCCCTGGATTCGAGAGTAAGAGCTTTGGTGTTCAGTGTGCGATGCTGGGCTCGGGCACATTCGTTAACAAGCAGTATTCCTGGTGCTTGGATTACAAACTTCTCCTTAACAGTGATGGTCATCTTTTTCCTCCAGAGAAGATCACCTCCCATTCTTCCAACTCTAGATTCCCTAAAGTCCATAGCAG ATGCTGAAGATAGATGTATTCTAGAGGGGAACAACTGTACATTCATCCAGGATGTGAATAAAATTCAACCTTCTGGAAACACAGAAACATTAG aattaCTAATAAAggaattttttgagtattttggcAATTTCGCTTTCAATAAAAATTCCATAAACATTCGACAG AATCCTTTTGAAACATCTCTCAACATAAGCAAAAATGTGAGTCAGAACCAGCTACAAAAATTTGTGGAATTGGCAAGAGACAGTGCCTGGATTTTGGAACAGGAAGATAAGAATCAGCCTTTTTCTTCGAGTAGGCAACCCTGGGGACTGGCTGCCCTCCTGCTGCCACCTGGGTCAGGCCACACTTCTCTCTCCcggcagaagaagaaaaagccgATGAGTGAAAAAGTCAAAGGCTTGTTAGCATCCATAAAAAGTAACAGCCCTGACAGGTCCACAGATACCAGTGGAAAGAGAACAATTAGTACACAGGCATGA
- the Mtpap gene encoding poly(A) RNA polymerase, mitochondrial isoform X3, whose translation MFLDLDETGKLDVHKNTGNFLMEFKVKNVPSERIATQKILSVIGECLDNFGPGCVGVQKILNARCPLVRFSHQASGFQCDLTANNSIALKSSELLYIYGSLDSRVRALVFSVRCWARAHSLTSSIPGAWITNFSLTVMVIFFLQRRSPPILPTLDSLKSIADAEDRCILEGNNCTFIQDVNKIQPSGNTETLELLIKEFFEYFGNFAFNKNSINIRQGREQNKPDSSPLYIQNPFETSLNISKNVSQNQLQKFVELARDSAWILEQEDKNQPFSSSRQPWGLAALLLPPGSGHTSLSRQKKKKPMSEKVKGLLASIKSNSPDRSTDTSGKRTISTQA comes from the exons ATGTTTTTAGATCtagatgaaactggaaaacttgaTGTTCACAAG AATACAGGGaattttttaatggaatttaAAGTGAAAAACGTTCCTTCAGAAAGAATTGCAACCCAGAAGATCCTATCTGTAATAGGAGAGTGCCTTGACAATTTTGGCCCTGGCTGTGTGGGTGTTCAGAAGATACTCAATGCTCGATGTCCACTGGTGAGATTTTCCCATCAGGCCTCTGGATTCCAGTGTGATCTGACTGCTAACAATAG tatTGCTTTGAAAAGTTCCGAACTCCTTTATATATATGGCTCCCTGGATTCGAGAGTAAGAGCTTTGGTGTTCAGTGTGCGATGCTGGGCTCGGGCACATTCGTTAACAAGCAGTATTCCTGGTGCTTGGATTACAAACTTCTCCTTAACAGTGATGGTCATCTTTTTCCTCCAGAGAAGATCACCTCCCATTCTTCCAACTCTAGATTCCCTAAAGTCCATAGCAG ATGCTGAAGATAGATGTATTCTAGAGGGGAACAACTGTACATTCATCCAGGATGTGAATAAAATTCAACCTTCTGGAAACACAGAAACATTAG aattaCTAATAAAggaattttttgagtattttggcAATTTCGCTTTCAATAAAAATTCCATAAACATTCGACAG GGAAGGGAACAAAACAAGCCTGATTCCTCTCCTCTATACATCCAGAATCCTTTTGAAACATCTCTCAACATAAGCAAAAATGTGAGTCAGAACCAGCTACAAAAATTTGTGGAATTGGCAAGAGACAGTGCCTGGATTTTGGAACAGGAAGATAAGAATCAGCCTTTTTCTTCGAGTAGGCAACCCTGGGGACTGGCTGCCCTCCTGCTGCCACCTGGGTCAGGCCACACTTCTCTCTCCcggcagaagaagaaaaagccgATGAGTGAAAAAGTCAAAGGCTTGTTAGCATCCATAAAAAGTAACAGCCCTGACAGGTCCACAGATACCAGTGGAAAGAGAACAATTAGTACACAGGCATGA